AGGTCACTTGGCATAGGAGATCCTCACTTCAGCTGTTTTGGAAATAATGTGAAGTGTTCCTCTGACTTTTACTGTTCTCCTCTGGGTGTGCCACTTCTCAGTCactttgaaaaatctttatatGCTGATGGCATCTTCTATCAGCTTCTATCTTTTTCAGAGACTTCTTTTAGCCTGTGAttgttttaatacatttcttGTCCTCAACTTGTTTTGAACTGATTTGCCTTTCTCTGTAGTTTCTCTACCCCATTTTatcctgctttcctttctccttacCTCAACTGAAGGTTTATAGGTCTTTCccataaaggaagaaattcttcagaagaaaagactgGCACGATTGTCACTTCCCTGGCCTTAGCCATTGTTACCATCACCATCATGGCTTGCATTTCTAATATATATGCAGCCATAATGCTAAAGTTGTTGTCTTGGGGTATGTGGGCATCTGGAAAGTGTGATAACTTTTCTCTCTCGCTGgttctgcaagaaaaacaggaacaggTTACCCACAGAGGTcgtagatgccccatccctggaaacattcagggTTAGGTTGGAGGCGGGTCTGAGCAACCTGACGTAGTTGAAGATGTCCTGGCTTATTGCAGGGAGGTTTgactagatgaccttcaaaggtcccttccaacccaaactattctatgattctatgaaaaagcaaaactccaCCTATAGTCAGTGTTGCAGGTCCAAATCTGAGTGAACCTCCATGAAATTTTTCTTGTCATCTGGAATCATATGACAGTGGCCTGGATGCAAATTTGCCTCAGTGATTTttgtgaaaggaaggaaacgTAACAGAGGAAGGATGAGTCCAAGCCTGTCCTCCTTCTGGTACTTGTTCCCTAATCACGAGGCCACTTGTGTCAGAAACAGCATACAGGACCCCTTTTTTAGTTCCCACAGTCTCAAGTAAGCTGCAGTGGAAACAACTGCTTTTAGAGAGGAGTTGCTCAGAGGAGTCAGAGAAGGTTTTTCCTCCTGCAATTGCTTGTTCCCTATGAGGAGCTGTGGGCATAACCAGGGTGTCTGTTCTAGGAACTGTATTAAGTGTATTGTATCGTGTGCTTATCCTAAATGATGGACATCTTGTATCATATACGCAAATATaaggctttgttttaaatacaaaatttattcattaattCAATAGTAAAATACCAGCTATTAGtaccccaaaataaaacaagtaacTTGAAAGGCATATGatacaaaaataatcagttacaacaaataatttacaaattCCAAACAAAGGCTGAGTTAATAGGTTTTTCAAATCAGCTAATGTTACAAAAACACAAATGAGgactttcagctgaaattcatTATGAGGCACAAGACATTTAAGATTGATAACAGCATGATGCTTCATTTATCTTGCAGCATAAGAAACTCCTATTGCCAGTGATGTTGACTTTTGTAAGATACAGCCTGCCCATTTCTATCTCTATGGAGATtcattctgctttgaaatactgAGCACCTTTATATATATCCCCTCCAACTCCACTCAAACACACAAATGGTCAATGCTTCTCCCGGGCACTTTTGCCCTAAGTGGTGTACTATTAGGGACCACTGACACACGTCTTCTTCCAATTTTCCCCGCTTCAAAGATGCAGGATTTTACCCCCTGCCTGTCTCAGATGTTCTGATAGACGTTGCTCTTTCTGAGGTCCCCTGGCAGTCTGTATCCTGTTGGTAACTGTTTTCTTGTGTGGGTGGATGAGAATTTGACTCCGCTCCAGGGTTTAACTCTTGGTcagctgtttgctgctgtcctggctgctgcaCAGATAATTCATACGGTGGTGGCTGTTCCTGATCGTTGGTTTCACTGATGAACTCTGTGCTGCTTTCACTATACGGAGGCGGAGGGATATTGATGACTTCCTGCTGTTTTAGTGTGGAGGCAACTGGCAGTGGGGACGTCTGTTTTTCAGGATCTGTGCTGTCTTCATAGGAGGGGGGATAGAAGTCAGGcctaaaaaaaggcaaaccagaAAGAAACGCACCATGGTGAAACGTGATTTATCTCAGAGAGCTTGTTAGATGCTTTGTCTGTTATGTTTCCAAAGTTTAGATGAGCCTTAAACTGTAAATGGAAACCTAAGTAGGTTTAGATCAACggaatatattaatataaaccAGCTGGCATAGCTGGGATCATTACCTCtgtctttctgcaaaatgttttattaaaacacagCATTCTAAAAAGATGAGCCTTCCCCATGAGAGGTCCCACCCATGGCATACAAACACTCATGCTTGTGAGTATTTCACCAAGTGCCCGAGAAAAGTTTgatttggaagaagaaagagatcACTGTCTGAAGTAGGTTAAATTATTGAGTTATTTATTATTACAATAATCATTATTTtccacagttttaaaatacattttgcatgtTTCTGCTTATCTAACCAAAATTTGCTCAATGTTGTTTTTATAGTGCTTTTAGAGCACCCATTGTCAGTGTTTCTGGTGCTGTTTCTACAACAGTCTGGGAAAAGTAATTTGTATCCAGTGACCCTGTTAAACACTTTTGTCAGGCCTAGTGCCAATCAGTTTAAGAAACTCTCTCTCCCAAAACATTAGACTTTGCTCAGAAATAGCGGGGACAACTACACAAGAAAACTTTAGCAGGGACCATATCAGGAGCTGAAGTTCCCTGCATACCTCATTGGTAACAAGTAGTATGAGTACAGCAGCACATCTGGAATTGTCTGTTGAGATGGAACTAAGGATGCTCCTGCAGGAGCTCCGTGAAGTCGGCATAGCTGCACCTGCTCCCTCCATGCATGGCTTTGGACCACTCTGTGCAACCTGCCACGTTTCCTGTAGTATACCTTACCTTATGTAATTTTTGTACAAATTGCTGTTTGCACATTGCTGCTTGCTCTAGCAAATCAAATTTCAGACTACAGTTCTCTCtacagaaatataataaaatggctacacattttttgttttgtaaaaaccttgtattgcttctttcttctcacAGTATGTTTACAAAacagcatccctccctcccaatTCTTCAGCAGCAGTCTGCGACACATACCTGTCTATGGTGCTGACACGTAGCTCTCTACAGCTGGGATTTCGAatgaagctgctgctgaggccCCTGTATTTCAAGACTTCATGGAAAGTGCTCCAGAAAATGCCAGTCACAAGGAGAAAGAACCCCAAACCTAATAGGCAATAAACCACCAGCTCATTATTTCCACATCTGCATGTGGAGGAACTTGTGGAAATGCAAAGGACTCCTAGACAAATAGTGGAGAAACCGAGTAAGAGCACAAAAAGACGAATGAAGGTAAAAACACCTTTTGGCATCTTTCCCAGCAGACACAGCACTTTTAGTTCCTgtctgctgtttgtttgctgGCTGTCTCAGCTGTGCTTCTCATCTTCATGCACTGGTATTTTATACAGGCCAGGATCAACTGGCCTTTGGACAATTAAGAGAAACAGGCAGTTTTAAGATACTTATTAACTCTTTGAGATATTCATAATCTCTTTTGAGATTAATTTGTAATCTTAAACCTACTTtaaggaaggaaacagaaacttCCTGCACCATTCCTTTGCCACTGTAGTCTCCGAAGTGCGTACTGAACTGCTGCATTCATTGCATGTTACAATTTGCAATGTTTTACACACTTTGTTAGTTTATGAATGAGACCTGTATTTGcttgtcttaaaaaaacccaaaaaccaaacaatgaaAACACTCTTCATAACTCCCTGTTAAAAGTTCGAAGGGAAAATATACTTCTTTCTTAATCATGCATTTTCGTCTTTCATTGGATTTTGGTCTCCTTCTGTCTTTAACACATTATTCAACTGCCTCGATATTTTTAATAGTCCTTTGAAAAAGGATAAATTTCTAGCTTGCAATGTGATATAATCAATGAATTcagtatataaaatgaaagaaatcaaaattgCATAATATCAAAAAAGGACATAGGCACACAAGAAATCTCCTTTGTCTGCAGATTCAATTGTACTCTGATTCCTCTACCtttattctcttctctcttccagcaATTTTTATTGactgattttcaaaacagtCAGTGCTCAAAGCTATGCAGGAACATCCATACTCAGTTCTCCAAATATACTTGGacatctgaaattcagaaatgctTGCTACCAACAGATTTTAGGCCTAAATATTGCTACCTCCGaagcaaaaaataatctttagaaTTAGCCTACGGATTTTCTCTTGGGGAGTATACCCACTAGTTTTTGACAGGGCGTAGCAAACTCCATAATCAGAATTTGACTTGTCGATTAATGTTACCTTATTTGGAACATTACTAGTTATGTTTCTCAATATTTTCAATAATGGAGTAATTAACCAGACCTTGCTTAGGTTTGTTGTAAAATCTCCATTGCACACAGTGAGCAAATTAGAACAGGggaccttaaaaaaaacaggcttAGGCTCAAATCTTGCAATAATGAGTTTATTGTTGGGTGATATTCAATGATATTCAGTGGGTTACGTATGGGTAACAACAAATGATAATGAGAATTATCTGTTATGGCCTATAAAAGGGTTTCTTCTTACCCACTGTGGACTCTTTATTTCACTACCGCAGTCTGGGGGAGCTGTAGGGCTTCTGTAGTCAATGCAATAAAACTTTCCAATATACTGCTTGGGTCTAGATGTTGTAGGTCATTTATGCAAATCCTGAAAGAGGGAGTCACATTTGATGGGATGAGGAAGGCTCCAGCTCTTCCTACTCTAGatgctccctgcagctctggaggGGAAAGCTCTTCACAGGCACTTTCAATAGGGTGCTTGAGCCTTGTATCTTCCACTTAGAGGAGAGAGTTTTGATTTCTGACTGGCCAGGAGTCCTGAAAGTACTGGGTCTCCTGTCTCATCTTGTCCTGGGCTGTACCTGTGTGAGCTGCACCACAACACACAGTTTCACGTTGTATCTCACAGAAGCTTTACGGTGTCTCATGTGACGTTTCATGTCTGCTCAACCAGCACTGAATTTTTCCGTTCCATATATATCCAAATGTGGCGGATGTTCATTTACAACAAATCAGAGTATTTATAAGGAAACAGCAGCTGGTACAAATCTGCCGCACGTTCTGATGAAGTACAATTATTTCAAGCTCCCGCCACCATTACTGCTTCATTAGTTCTCAAAGGATCTGTGAAGCCATTCtgacttttattttcaggatCTATCACAACGTCAACATCAAGAACAAATCTTGTAAAACAATATAATCGTTGGGCAGAATTTTTCTAAGGTGGGTCACTCATGTCATAGCAaaagtgaaaacacagcaagacCAGCTGCTACCCTTCCTAAGGAAGGCATTCAGGTAAGGAGTGATTTGGAATagtccatttcagagcaaaaccCTGCCAAAGTTGGAATAGTCCTGTTCTCTCAGCCGTTGGCTACAGCCACCTACACAGCACCGAAGAAGCGTGGCACCACTTCATGTGCAGGTGAGAGCACGAGTGAGTGCAAGCTAATCTGTGGCTGATATGATAAACCAGATGATGTAAGTCGAGCGCTTCCCACTCTGCAATGCCTTCTCACAATTTCTTCAGGTCATATTTCCTGTAAGGCACCTTTTCCTTTATCAAAAGTCACCTATTTGTTTATTCTGATTTGGGTATCTGAAATTCACATTCACACGTAGTTTCCTGTACTGTATTTACCCTGTTCAATTATGACAAGAAGGAAATCATCTTACCAGTAACTTATTAGGCTGTCAATATTCTTGTGGCTCTCTGGCATGAGGACGTCACAGGCTGATATCTCAGGATCATTATACACAATCGCAATTCACAGGCATTTAAATACACCAAATCTCCAGATGCCTTGGATGCACAAACCAGTCGTACACCTTCCACTTTTAGATATCTTTAACCCTTGACCACAACCTGTACAATGGCAAATCTCTCCTCATATTTTCATATGAAGTAGCTGGGGAAGCAAGTAATAATTATGTGCATATCTCTATGGTTTTGGCTACCTCCGCACAGAAAACCTGCTAATAGTTTTGGGAAATACATTGTCTTTACTGCTCATGAatgaatagaaatgaaaattgctCAGCAAAGCTTCCCCTTAGGAGCTCGTGGCTTGTTCAGTATCACTGCTACAGGTCTCCAGTCGTGCAGTTCAGCTGGGGAGGTGGCTAGCAAATTTTGGATAGCAGTAGCAACCTGATTCTCAGTGACGCATGCCCCTCACCTGCATGTCCCTGAAAGGTCAAAACAAGCTCCTATTGCCTCTCCAGGAATGTGGTTTTTCTCATCCAGTTGTTGCAGATCCAGGACTGTGTAACCGTGCTGGTCAGGacctctgctcctgcttcaAAACTGCTGGCCTACTCGACAGGGGTTTCATCTGCTCTTAAAAATCTGCATCAGCTATGCAAAGCACTGTGCTAACTTACCATCACGCAGAGCTACAGCTAAAAAACCTGTCGCTGGGTCTTGAGCCCTGCATCTTCTCCTGTTGCTGAAATAACAGTTTGATGCTTACACTGAATACACACTTCCAGGCTGGATCTGGCCTCTGTCACCACATGGAAGAAAGGCTGCAGCACTCTCCCCAGGCTGGAGTCAGGTAAGTTTAACACGTTCCTGGGCTACCACCATTTTTGCCTGGGAAAGGGCAAACTGATTGTCCTCCACCTCACTGTGAAATAGTTCGCAGAGAGGCTCAGACCACTGCAGCGCTGGCAGCATGGCGTGCTTCCCCAGCAGCCGAACTGCTGCACGAGTCCGGTGTGGGCGCAGGCAGTGGGGAATTATTTCTCAGTGTGACTGCTTTTACTGCACCCTTCACAGAGGAGGTTAGAGGGGGGACAACACAGTGAAACATCGCGTTGAGTTAATGCTGCAGGTAAGACCACTGCATTGTTCAGCATTTTAGCAGAGTGCAAATACACAGAGGAGCTGAACTTGTTTATTTGTCTAAGGAGTTCAGCACTGTGTGCTAGTGTGCTCTGTGCTATTTCTTAcggaataataataaaaaaagattaccTTGAAGTTTGAACTAGGAATGCACCTTAACTGAATGCCAAGTTAATTTTCTGATCCTTATGATAAGAAGAAACTCCTCTGTATGTTCCTCTAAATCTTGCATGTGCATAATTTGTGATGAGCTAtaaaatttttatctttgtggCGCGGAAGTTTACAGTCGATCTTGTTCACAGTGAGCTCTCCTgtactgtgtttctttcttaGACAAATGGGAGTGAACGTTGTGCATTGGTACTTTTAATGGGTTTTAGTCCTTTTATAATGGGGGCTCCCTATAGAGAAGATGAATTCTGCTCTTGTCATCCCACAGTAAAGGTACGACTTCATGTGATGCCTATACAGCTCTGAAACTGGCTGTAAATGTGAcaagtttattttccatgtgctttCAGTTCACGTGCCTGCACTGCAGGCAGGCTGCGGGCTGCTTTCACAGGGATGCCTACCAGTCATCAACCCTCCATGGTGTGAGCTTGCACATTTTCTGGAAGATGTGTTCCTGCAGCCCTTGAGGATGAGCCAGGATGGACATACAGAGGTATATATGCTAGATCCATATctatacatatgcatacatacagaCATTGACGCAGGAGGGAAATGGGTATACATAGAT
The nucleotide sequence above comes from Gymnogyps californianus isolate 813 chromosome Z, ASM1813914v2, whole genome shotgun sequence. Encoded proteins:
- the TMEM252 gene encoding LOW QUALITY PROTEIN: transmembrane protein 252 (The sequence of the model RefSeq protein was modified relative to this genomic sequence to represent the inferred CDS: deleted 2 bases in 1 codon), whose protein sequence is MRSTAETASKQTADRNKVLCLLGKMPKGVFTFIRLFVLLLGFSTICLGVLCISTSSSTCRCGNNELVVYCLLGLGFFLLVTGIFWSTFHEVLKYRGLSSSFIRNPSCRELRVSTIDRPDFYPPSYEDSTDPEKQTSPLPVASTLKQQEVINIPPPPYSESSTEFISETNDQEQPPPYELSVQQPGQQQTADQELNPGAESNSHPPTQENSYQQDTDCQGTSERATSIRTSETGRG